TAGGTGCGTTTCATAAACGCCTTCTATCCTTATACCTTCAAACATCTAAatattaaaactaaaactacatAAGTTTTAACTATTGTCCTGCATAGAAATACTAaaatttgaataaaaaacaaatgaaaaattcCAACTACTGTAAAATAACTGGATGACTACCctttaaacgtgtgtgtgtgtgcatcacaGCCTTACCCTGGTCTATGTTGTGCTGTGGTAGCTGGCTCATCTGACTGTGGACCACACCTGCGTAATTCCGGAGAAAAGCCTCTTCACTGGGCGTAAGCTGAAGTGGAGTAGACAACATTTCCAGTTATCAAACAAGAACAAACCACAgacaatgttgttttgtttttcacacactgattgtttaaatgtatatatattagttAGTAGTTACGTTAGCCCACACATGACATCGCAACACACTCGCTGGGAGTGCTGTGATAAATTCTGACCGGGCGGCACAGTTTGCATTAGTGGTTATTGGTTCCATGTTGGTTTTGTTACAGCAtgatcaaaacaaaatgtttcccaaaaatacatttaaaacttCATAAAAGTAACGTTAACTACATAATCCAATCAATTTTTAAGACCTGTCAAAATTgtctttaagacattttaagattattgGATCTTAGACTTTACACCTGTGTAAACACTGGTCTTTTAGTCACTAAAAGTAAAAGCATCTTATCACATACACTTGCTTGTTGTCTTAAAATCTAGACCTAATTGTAGAAAAATCTAATGTATACCAACAAACCTACGAAAACAATAGCCATGTAATTAAAGTATTAGAAGTAATTTCAGGGTTCTCATTTCAGCGAGCAACTGTAGTTTTTGCTGCCTTAAATGACAGCCAACACAAACAGATTTGATCTGCCGCAgctatttaacattttttactgAGTTGCCTAAATCACAAAATGAAAGTCTTATCTGTTGTCTGGTTTGTGTGCTGTATGCATGCTGCAGCCAGAATATGGAGTTCTTCTGCTGTTCAAAAAGACCAACGGTgatgtctctcttttcttctccacacAGGTCTTTCACATGAAATAGTTTGCTCTAAGAGCCaaactttgtgtgtttttcatagTAGTTCTATAAAGCTTCTCCTTCTGCTTACATCTTACaatgacacaaacattttgacatgGTAATGATGGTTTCTGGGCTTGATGGCCAAGATGGCGAGGTTTCATAGGGGCAGATTTCAGGATGACATCGTCTAAAGATATGTGGGACTTTTCTGATTAAACAAACAACCACTGTGTGCATGAGCTGGACAACAGGCAGCGCTAAAacgttttttctgttttgttttttttattgtgaatacCCAGTTTGTGTTAGTCAAGACACTGCACTTACATTTGATCCCATTTTCTTTAGCATGAGCAGGACCCGCACTTTCTGTTGGATGTACATGTCTTCAGGAGACTTCCCTGGGGCCTCCTCGCGGTTCATGCCCCCTGCTCCTGTGGCTCTGGACACACAAATCCACGTTAAACACGACTTGCGAAAAATAACAATTACGCAAACACTCAGTGCtattaaaagttaaaaatatTTCTGCGTTGTTTCAGCCACACTATCTGACACTAAACTGACAAACTGGTACtctattaaaaatattttaagtgtAAACAATCACCCCTGCAGGGTTGAAAAGTGTTAGCTAAATAGcattttcacttgttttttttctgttccttatgtatttatattattgttatagtgaCAGATATGAGGTTAAGGCTATAGTCAAGGCTCTAATAGTCAGCAACATTGAGCTGGAGTATTACTATTATAACAACATATATAAGACTGGGCTGCATTTCAATTATCAAATGGTTCTAACCTGACTTCTCAGACATACAGCATTATGCTGGAACTAGATGTCTTATCATTAGGGTAAATAATACAGACTGTAGTCTGTGTGATGATAAGCACTTCAAATAACTCAAACAGTGGTGATATTAGAAGTCAGAGGCCTTGTCTCAGTGCAGTCACAGTGCAGGTTTGGCACTTCACAGCATGAATGGCTGTCATAAATATTGCACAGCGGTTTTCACACAGATCACGCCCCTGCCTGCTCCATCTGATATTCTCTGGCTAACTAATGAACTATTTTCTCTGTCAGTCTGCAGAGATGCAAACTATAGGCAAATCgggagaaaaagagggagggaaaaaaaggctATAAAAGGAGCTGCCAAAGCTAATGCGTATGACAGAAAAGGGATAGGTTCCGCTGTGATAGCACACGCACATCAAGGTCGGCTGTTGTCGCATTAGATCTCCGTTATAGCGCCGCGGCTTGATATCCAGCATACATGTTCTAATTGAAAtagctaaaaaaagaaataattcacagaaaaacaaaaaataaatctttaaaaaggaTAAATCTGGTCTGAAAGAAAATAAGATTTAATGGAGAGAATATCAGTATGCAAGTCAGGATTTGTTCTCCGCTAAGAATCTTTCATGAAAAGCCTATGGGACTGGCAGGGACTATGATAGTTCTGGCAATTTATTTTGGCCTCTTATCTATACAAAGGACCACTAATGCATGTTGACAGGCTGTTTGATGTGGGGTTATATTTAATTGAGAAGCTGGCTCACCGTCCCCAATTCCcagagcggggggggggggggagaggatgAATGGGGCACCGTTGGCCATTGGTTGCCACTGTGAGTGTGTGGATTCATCCAGATCAGAGTAGCTGGAGACCATGCTTCTGGCCATAGTCCTTATAATTATAGCAACCTTTGGTAGCCGTTTACTGCAAGCAAATAACACTTGACTTTGTCTTCTTGTCTGTTTTCAGCCACACAAAGTGGTCACAGGACACAGGGAATGCGGGGAAGATGAATACATTAGTTATTCACTTTTATTCACCACCTTAGTGTCAGGCATAGTTTAATTGGAGAGCAAGTGAAGTCTCAAAGCAGTcatgaaaagatggagagagcTTGCCGGTGTCAGTTGCTCAATACACCTTCAAGGAGCATGTTGGTGGTGAACGGGGTGGCAGTGTCTTCACATCAGCAGCAGTGACACGTTTGATCACGTTTCCAAGCTCCTAGCGCCAGACAAATGGAAGAGCTAAAGACTTCAGGCAGAGAGACCTACCAGTGTGAAATGACATAAAGAATGAAGCATGATATAAACTCAGGAGCATCAAAAGCTCGCTGGGATTAAAACGGTCACTGCGGATAAAGAGTAGAGGGTGAAGAGCGTGTAGAGGACATTACTCTGTCAAAAGGTGTCATGTCTTGAGATTTTTAAAAGACAAAGATGATACAACAAACATCAATTAATATTCAGGGATATTTTGAGACTTGACAACTTCACAAAAGGCCGATATATTCCACATTCATCATCTGTATTAAACAGGCCTTCTGCTTTCATGAGGCTGAGGCATTTCTGATCATTTGATGTTTGCGTTTGAAGTTTGAAAACTGGCCATATTTAGTACCATCTCTGCCCAGGCTGCTGACTGTTTCGAGAGCTGCAATTTGTATTTTTACCagcctgaaaaaaacatttatcttaTCCTACTTTCACAGCGATATCTGCTATAAGAACAGCAAACATAGTGTGCAAAATCCCATAGGGAGTATCTCTCCCTAGGTTGAAAGCAACAACGTGGAAATGGAAATGAGGGTGATCAGTGATGTTATTTTATTGTCGTGACATGTTTGTGAGTCACTTTAAAAAAGAGCAAAGGGAAAAGAGTCGGATCTCATTCTTTTGTGGATGTTACCTATTCTTCTTCAGACTGGAAGAGGCATAAAGACTAATTTGAGATGACTATTTTGGGCAGCAGAGTAGCTACAGAACTGGAATACAATTCTGCTACTCAGTGAACTGGACAACAACATGTATACAACAGTGATTAACATTGTGCATATGATTATGTAATGGATAGTTTCATCCATGCAATCCTGCTGAACAAACTAGCTTTCCATCCATGTTCATAATTCCAACAATGCGCCAGATGGTACTCGTCTGCCTGGCTTATAATGCCTCACTGCGACAGACCTAACCAACCTCTAAATAATGTCTTCCTGTGTATCACTGCTGGattacaacattttaaacacactggGTCAAGATAAAGTCCAGTTCAACAGGATTTTAAAGCCATAGATTAAAAACTGGTGTATCATCAGAGGCCTGTATCTTGAAATATTTGACAGTGGAAATTCTGCAACTATTTCCATTAcgaattgtttttgttttttgattattattattattattattattaataatcgCTTCATTGTTCTCTCTGATTAAACTCTTCTGGGAAGACTAACTCTTCTATTTCCACTTCGTCAAACAACCAAGTCCATCTAGACCACACCGACAATTTAGACCTAGGCTGCTTACTAATAAGACTGCTTAAAAGTTTTACGTTTTTTGGCAACataagaaacaaaaatatataaaaaatcaacacccaaaatacaaatgaaacaaacaagcataCTCACATGCACACGTAGACATACTTATAAAATGATTCATTTGATCAAGATGCAGTGACAAAGAGGAAAATTACAAGTGACACAACTCTGCTTAAAACCTATAAATAGTTTTCTGGAAAGAAAGAAACCTTACTATGTTTAGTCTACTCGGGTCATTCTAGCATTATTCGGATGTACACGCGCTTCTGTGTAACATTGTGTCTTTAATCATTTCACGGTCCACAATAAGGATCCTGTCAGAGTCCTTTGTGTGTGCCTGATGTTCGAGGTTCTCAATGGGGTTGGCTCAAGACTAATCCCTCGAGGGATGCTCAGCCAGCCTCAGACGCATTCGGCTAATATTCCAGACGTAATCAAAGGCTTTCTTCAATACTGATCtgggcatacacacacacacctctgcccATGTAGGGCTCGTCAGTGTTGTGATGTTGGGTTGAGCTGAGACATCGAGCCCGTCACAGCTAAATCCCAGCATCACTGATACTGAACTGAGAAatctaaaaggaaaaaaacagcatgAGGGCCCGCTTCAGATCTCCGATCTGTACACGTGGTAGTGGTGGGACACATAATACTGTTTCTCAGTTGTGTATAACAATTACATTATATTTAATTCTTAAAATATATGATTGACTTTTGAAAAATTATGTATCATAGATGGCTTGCAACTGATTGTATATTGAAGAATGGCCTGTATTTCAATACCATTGTCATCCAGTGTCAGAAATTAAGAgggaaaaaatgcccaaaagaaaTCTCAGAATGTCCCCAAAAAACATTATGGAGGGGCAAAGATTGCCCCCAAgatttcgatttttttttttttttaccagtttaGGTCAATATCCGAATCCTACATTAAgccatcattttattttcattcaattaattttatttaaatttatgtctgtaacacacacttacacaaacaGCACCGATGCATATAAATGCACTGATAATTGCAATAGTATGCTTTTTATTTACTCATGTTGGCACAAGGTGGTGATAACTATCATGCATTTTGATCTGGGCtaatttcacataaaaaaaaaagcaacttcATGCACTTATTGCTATTTTTTAAAGGTGCCCCcaacaacacattttgtaaatgCCCCGATTTTTTTAGACAGTGAAGGCAAAAGTtgaatcaaatatttttttttttttatttccttcacGGTTGTCAACATAAGCAATGTTTTGAGTTACTATGGTATCACAAATTTCCATCTGATTCcctgccccccacccccccacatGGCACAAGACTGGATATCTGCTGTAATAGGTTAGAATATGGTTGAAATCAATATCACAACATAGTACAAACATTTTTCAGATACCAAGATGTTAAGATCAACATATGCAAAATCAGCAGAAAAAACATTAATGATGTTCCACTGTTTGCATTACATCATTAAGCTTCAAACATTGAAGAGTTGCCGCTATGCTATTtctaaaaagttttaaacttAAATAAAGCTAGACAGATTACTCTTTTGGGGCGCCGATGAATAAAATATAACCATCAAAATGTGCCCAGTGTAAAAAGAGCTAAAGTCTAAAATCACATGTGATTTTGAATAACTGTAAACTTTAGAGTTTACtgcaaaatgtcaaacagtTACTGCACATGGCTGCAAATTACACACATTCAGTAATGCCACTTAAAATATAGAGAGAAGCCTATTCTTTGCATGGCCTCTACATTCCAGATTCCTTATATACTTGGAAAGAGAAACATGGAGAAGATTTCTCAAGACCATTTCAACACTGTGACCGGGCCACACAGTGCAGTGAGGAACTGATGCCAGAGATTACAGTGTGCAATGTGATAGGCCCTCACATTTGCTGAGGGTCATGAGGGCAGACGCTGCCAAAGTGCCCTGGCCAAGTCACACATGGACCGGTCCACTTGTCAAGCTTGTTATTGGCTCTAGAATCAGCTGTGCACATGATGCACAGTGTCCGATTGTTTGAGAAATCAAATTCCTCCAgcaagcagaaaaacaaaccTCTAAGTTGACTGACAAAACTGAGTTTAGTTTTACACGAATGACGCTAAAAGCCTGAACTCTAAGACCCCAAGAGGTCAATAGTCTCTACAGactaaaataactaaataaagtgATAAGACTAAAATAACTAAGAATTTAATCATGAGGTGCTCCAACATCCTGAACAAATGTGCGAGAAACTTCAGTAGGCCAGAAGCTCAGTGTGGCTGCCAGCTGAGCTGCCAACAGCCTGGCCTGGTCCTGCGGAGCGGCTGTGTCACTACAGgtacacactcacgcacacatgAGCTCATGGCTAACATTGTCACGAAACCTATTAAAACAACTACTAGTGGTCATACTGAAATTAGGACACAACAATATTCCAATTCCACACTGTAATTcagtaaaataaacataaatttgATTATCTTCTGACTTATTTTGATTGCCAATTAATCTGCCACATATTTTTTATGATTAATCAATtgtttagtttataaaatccAAGTTTTCAAAACAACGATCGGAAATCTAAAGATAGATCtgtgaaacagagaaaataGTCACATTTAGAAGCTGGGACCAGTAAATGGCAGTTTTGCTTGATAACAGATTATAAAAAATAGTTGACAATTT
This genomic interval from Sander vitreus isolate 19-12246 chromosome 7, sanVit1, whole genome shotgun sequence contains the following:
- the ctnnbip1 gene encoding beta-catenin-interacting protein 1 — protein: MNREEAPGKSPEDMYIQQKVRVLLMLKKMGSNLTPSEEAFLRNYAGVVHSQMSQLPQHNIDQGAEDVVMAFSRSETEDRRQ